From a region of the Armatimonas rosea genome:
- a CDS encoding FmdB family zinc ribbon protein codes for MPTYTYRCDEPCETCGGNQEVFQRMSDAPLTQCQECDKAIRRVVSLPLRAVVNSGNLSDSNIEAKGFTKYVRAGKGRYEKVAGSAEAPATLDGNNTADGL; via the coding sequence ATGCCCACCTATACCTACCGCTGCGACGAGCCCTGTGAGACCTGCGGCGGCAATCAGGAAGTCTTTCAGCGCATGTCCGATGCGCCCCTTACCCAGTGCCAGGAGTGCGACAAGGCGATCCGTCGCGTGGTGAGCCTGCCCCTGCGCGCCGTGGTCAATAGCGGCAACCTCTCCGACAGTAATATCGAGGCCAAGGGCTTCACCAAGTATGTCCGCGCGGGAAAAGGCCGCTACGAAAAAGTGGCAGGCTCCGCCGAAGCGCCCGCGACACTCGATGGCAATAATACCGCCGACGGGCTGTAG
- a CDS encoding beta strand repeat-containing protein, with amino-acid sequence MIFRSRATLLASLGIAVVSLGIGDAHAADLTWDNGSGDFLWNTSSLNWTGAAWVNAPINGAIFGATGAGTVSVASPVVVDSLNVTGGAYSFNGGGSLIFGAGSSTQTTGVVNVASGLTTQISIPITSTVGFQKIGAGVLELSGAGNFSGGIPLTSNGNLRADVIVGGTTGNIAAGTLRLLNSSVLPSSTRVSIANGYLDIGSNNLTLSQLTFVNQTSSAAWNTTLNANNGVVGSGTLRVLGDINVIGVTGNNFGNSIAANLDLGGGTQLVRVGVSSSFGLNTALMFTGSLSNGSLLKMPGYTFAGTYGSIDGISLFGNNTYTGSTVLNSGTNVITGTNATTSLKIAGIGGPGGSQAILQGANGSLQSATRIQAFAAGTFVIDNNAASGASGNNAPNIPAAQNNDRIRDDATIELRDGNLIYRGLLNATASETFGALTVSGGHNVVNIITGAGAAGSGTGSATLTVNGNLTLAPRATMVIGNTSLGGVSKLFVNGTLPAADSTGILPRMVGTNDFLTYNAATGFTPFTAYATDFSTPGTNVTRAAASTIGNANINALKTTATFTTTIGTGNTLSVASGMLFSQSGTHTLAGGTVAFGATPGVLFGSTTFGATGFPTAITGTQGIIVANGTANFTTNANLSGLTGPLTVSSNGATATLATSTFTGPIDVRAGTLNLNTSQTGAGLGAITLGVAQNDSNLLGTVPTLSFSGAGANATFDRPLIVDNGAQNLAGDALPFSMMARLTPLSNTTGSQTWNGNITLNSPVNLQGGGGGGTGATNFTGTISGSSAFFIPNGRVSFTSTSVLSNAGGFTLGNSGNTMIADFQGTATGNAPLTINGGNNNVVSYGSATSLPGGTITVQNASGSTAPTLTPTSSSTLGNTIQLNGDANANVASGLSATWAGPLQGTGTLNKNTGTGTLALTSNASTHTGAINVNAGTLLVNGTLATSTSALTVGAAGTLGGSGIINRPVNVSGTVSPGSSPGILTVNGNVGFSAGSTFFAELTSNLVGVGYDQLAVNGTVGLGSANLALNLTFAPTATQSFFLLTNDGTDAITGTFNGLTEGAPVSATFSGTTYTGRISYLGNSTTNATSGGNDVVLYNFTAASSTAPEPGTLVLLTLGTLGLLIAPRRK; translated from the coding sequence ATGATTTTCCGCTCTCGCGCGACCTTACTTGCCTCCCTGGGTATCGCTGTCGTCTCTCTGGGTATCGGCGATGCCCACGCTGCCGATCTCACCTGGGACAATGGCTCGGGGGACTTTCTCTGGAACACCTCCAGTCTCAACTGGACCGGGGCGGCCTGGGTCAATGCTCCTATCAATGGCGCGATCTTCGGCGCGACCGGTGCTGGGACGGTCAGTGTGGCCAGCCCCGTTGTCGTGGATAGCCTGAATGTTACGGGGGGCGCTTACTCCTTCAATGGAGGTGGCTCGCTGATCTTTGGGGCGGGCTCTAGTACCCAGACCACGGGGGTGGTCAATGTCGCCTCTGGGCTCACGACGCAGATCAGTATCCCGATCACTAGCACAGTGGGCTTTCAGAAGATCGGGGCGGGGGTTCTGGAGCTGAGCGGTGCCGGTAACTTCTCGGGCGGTATCCCCCTGACCTCGAATGGCAACCTCAGGGCCGATGTGATTGTCGGGGGCACCACGGGCAACATCGCCGCCGGGACCCTGCGCCTGCTCAACTCCAGTGTCTTGCCCTCTTCCACCCGTGTCAGTATCGCCAATGGCTACCTGGATATCGGGAGCAACAACCTAACCCTCTCGCAGCTTACTTTCGTCAACCAGACCAGCAGCGCCGCCTGGAACACGACCCTCAATGCCAACAACGGTGTGGTCGGAAGCGGCACCCTACGCGTCCTGGGAGACATTAATGTCATTGGTGTTACGGGCAACAACTTCGGCAACTCGATCGCGGCGAACCTAGATTTAGGCGGCGGGACTCAGCTCGTGCGGGTGGGGGTCAGTAGCTCGTTCGGGCTCAACACTGCCCTGATGTTCACCGGCTCACTCAGCAACGGCTCGCTCCTTAAGATGCCGGGCTATACCTTTGCAGGGACCTACGGCTCCATCGACGGTATCAGTCTCTTTGGGAACAATACCTACACTGGCTCGACCGTGCTCAACTCTGGCACCAATGTCATTACCGGTACCAACGCCACGACCTCCCTGAAGATCGCCGGAATCGGGGGGCCGGGCGGGAGCCAGGCGATCCTCCAGGGGGCCAATGGCTCGCTTCAGTCCGCTACCCGAATCCAGGCGTTCGCGGCGGGAACCTTCGTGATCGACAACAACGCCGCCTCGGGAGCCAGTGGGAACAACGCCCCCAATATCCCCGCGGCGCAGAACAACGACCGTATCCGCGACGATGCGACAATCGAGCTACGCGATGGCAACCTGATCTACCGGGGGCTGCTGAACGCGACCGCCTCGGAGACCTTTGGGGCGCTGACGGTCAGTGGCGGCCACAATGTCGTCAATATCATCACCGGCGCGGGGGCGGCGGGCTCGGGGACGGGCTCGGCCACCTTGACGGTCAATGGGAACCTTACCCTGGCTCCCCGCGCGACTATGGTGATCGGCAACACGAGCCTGGGCGGGGTGAGCAAGCTCTTTGTCAATGGCACCCTCCCCGCCGCCGACTCCACCGGAATCCTGCCGCGCATGGTGGGAACCAATGATTTTCTCACCTACAACGCCGCCACCGGCTTCACTCCCTTCACCGCCTACGCCACCGACTTCAGCACGCCGGGGACGAATGTCACCCGCGCGGCGGCCTCGACCATTGGCAACGCCAACATCAACGCCCTCAAGACCACCGCGACCTTCACCACGACCATTGGCACGGGAAACACCCTGAGTGTCGCCTCGGGGATGCTCTTTAGCCAGAGCGGAACCCACACCCTCGCGGGGGGAACCGTGGCCTTCGGGGCAACGCCCGGCGTCTTGTTCGGCTCGACCACCTTTGGGGCCACCGGCTTCCCGACTGCCATCACCGGCACGCAGGGGATTATTGTCGCCAACGGCACCGCCAACTTTACCACCAACGCGAACCTCTCCGGTCTCACCGGCCCGCTCACTGTCTCATCGAACGGGGCGACCGCGACCCTGGCCACCAGCACCTTCACCGGCCCGATCGACGTTCGCGCGGGGACACTCAACCTCAACACCAGCCAGACCGGGGCGGGCCTAGGGGCGATCACGCTCGGGGTCGCGCAGAACGACTCCAACCTGCTGGGCACGGTTCCCACCCTGAGCTTCTCCGGGGCGGGGGCCAACGCGACCTTCGACCGGCCTCTGATTGTCGATAACGGGGCCCAGAACCTGGCGGGCGATGCGCTGCCCTTCTCCATGATGGCGCGCCTTACGCCGCTGAGCAACACCACCGGCTCCCAGACCTGGAACGGCAACATCACCCTCAACTCGCCGGTCAACCTCCAGGGCGGCGGCGGGGGCGGTACGGGCGCGACCAACTTCACCGGGACAATCTCAGGGTCGTCGGCCTTCTTTATCCCCAACGGGCGGGTAAGCTTCACGTCCACGTCGGTTCTCTCGAACGCCGGCGGGTTCACGCTGGGCAACTCGGGCAATACCATGATCGCCGACTTCCAGGGGACTGCCACGGGCAACGCCCCCCTGACGATCAACGGCGGCAACAACAACGTTGTCAGCTATGGCTCGGCGACCAGCCTGCCGGGCGGGACGATCACCGTCCAGAACGCCTCGGGCTCGACCGCCCCGACCCTTACTCCGACCTCGAGCTCGACCCTCGGCAACACCATCCAGCTCAACGGCGATGCCAACGCCAATGTCGCCAGCGGGCTGTCGGCGACCTGGGCCGGCCCCTTGCAGGGAACGGGGACGCTCAACAAGAACACGGGCACGGGGACTCTGGCGCTCACTAGCAATGCCTCGACCCACACCGGCGCGATCAATGTCAACGCGGGGACGCTGCTGGTCAATGGCACGCTCGCGACCTCGACCAGCGCTCTGACCGTGGGAGCGGCGGGGACGTTAGGTGGCTCGGGGATTATCAACCGACCGGTAAACGTGAGTGGGACGGTGTCTCCGGGCAGTAGTCCCGGCATCCTGACGGTCAATGGCAATGTCGGGTTCAGCGCCGGCTCGACCTTCTTTGCCGAGCTGACCAGCAACCTGGTGGGTGTAGGCTACGACCAGCTCGCCGTGAACGGCACGGTCGGGCTGGGAAGCGCCAACCTCGCGCTGAACCTCACCTTCGCCCCAACCGCCACGCAGAGCTTCTTCCTGCTCACCAATGACGGAACCGACGCGATCACGGGGACCTTCAACGGCCTCACCGAGGGCGCGCCGGTCAGCGCGACCTTCAGCGGGACGACCTACACGGGGCGGATCAGCTACCTGGGTAACTCGACCACCAACGCCACCAGCGGCGGCAACGATGTGGTTCTCTATAACTTCACCGCCGCCTCCAGCACGGCCCCGGAGCCGGGGACTCTTGTCCTCCTCACGCTGGGCACGCTCGGCCTGCTGATCGCCCCACGACGCAAGTAG
- a CDS encoding MogA/MoaB family molybdenum cofactor biosynthesis protein, translated as MSHEQHQRIAAEGGPVSLGIITVSDTRTKETDLNGQFLIRELLAAGHHLTLYQLIKDEPDQVQSALEQAAAAGVQVLLFNGGTGISARDTTYDALAARLEKTLPGFGELFRMLSWEQVGAAAMLSRAVAGTYHGMVVFSTPGSHKAVVLAWEKLIAPELAHLAWELAR; from the coding sequence ATGAGCCACGAGCAACACCAGCGAATCGCCGCCGAGGGGGGGCCGGTCTCCCTCGGGATTATCACGGTCAGCGACACGCGCACCAAAGAGACCGACCTCAACGGGCAGTTCCTGATCCGGGAGCTGCTGGCGGCAGGGCACCACCTGACGCTCTACCAGCTCATAAAAGACGAGCCGGACCAGGTCCAGAGCGCCCTAGAGCAGGCCGCGGCCGCGGGGGTGCAGGTGCTTCTCTTCAATGGCGGCACGGGAATCTCCGCCCGAGACACGACCTACGATGCGCTAGCGGCGCGGCTCGAGAAGACCCTTCCGGGCTTTGGGGAGCTCTTTCGCATGCTCTCCTGGGAGCAAGTGGGCGCGGCGGCGATGCTCTCCCGCGCGGTCGCGGGCACCTACCACGGCATGGTGGTCTTCTCCACGCCAGGTTCCCACAAGGCCGTGGTCCTCGCCTGGGAGAAGCTCATCGCCCCCGAGCTGGCGCACCTCGCCTGGGAGCTGGCGCGGTAG
- a CDS encoding dicarboxylate/amino acid:cation symporter, whose protein sequence is MIALVIGAIVGSVWGEGAANLEVPAKLILRMLGALAPPLILVAVIQALMKTEVRGKLAAKLGGLLVLNTVVAIVIGLIVANVIQPGTHGKLELPAPKATLSSKETDPQKKLILETMEKAGWKAPEAKKEVWEQFLDNVPKSIAAPLVENNVIGIILLALAFGSVLRQLKDRAISTVMEAVDVAMETLVSILHGVIQVVPVGIFGIVSSIVGKQGFAPFAALGYFIVAVLVGLFLQALWYLGRVRAGSWVRPGQLLQGCRDALVMAFSTASSTATMPVTFECLWTKVGLRERSASMGALVGSNFNNDGTALYEAMSALFIAQMLGQHLTLQQQLLIVITSIVASVGAAGIPEAGLVTMTLVFTAVGLDVRYIALLFTVDWFLDRCRTMINVMGDMNISCLLDGKEREEPSERLPDMLAGHES, encoded by the coding sequence ATGATCGCGCTGGTGATCGGGGCGATTGTCGGCTCGGTTTGGGGCGAGGGAGCGGCGAATCTTGAGGTTCCCGCCAAGCTGATCCTGCGGATGCTTGGGGCGCTGGCACCGCCGCTGATCCTCGTGGCCGTGATCCAAGCGCTGATGAAGACCGAGGTGCGTGGTAAGCTCGCCGCCAAGCTCGGGGGGCTGCTGGTGCTCAATACCGTGGTCGCGATCGTGATCGGGCTGATTGTCGCCAATGTGATCCAGCCGGGCACCCACGGCAAGCTAGAGCTCCCGGCTCCCAAGGCAACTCTCTCGTCGAAAGAGACCGATCCCCAGAAGAAGCTGATCCTAGAGACCATGGAGAAGGCGGGCTGGAAGGCCCCCGAGGCCAAGAAAGAGGTCTGGGAGCAGTTTCTGGACAATGTCCCCAAGAGTATCGCCGCGCCGCTGGTGGAGAACAATGTTATCGGGATCATCCTGCTGGCGCTGGCCTTTGGCTCGGTGCTGCGGCAGCTCAAGGACCGCGCGATCTCGACCGTGATGGAGGCGGTCGATGTGGCGATGGAGACCCTAGTGAGCATCCTCCATGGGGTGATTCAGGTGGTGCCCGTGGGCATCTTCGGGATTGTGTCCTCGATTGTGGGCAAGCAGGGCTTTGCGCCGTTTGCCGCACTGGGCTACTTCATTGTCGCGGTGCTGGTGGGGCTGTTCCTCCAGGCGCTCTGGTACCTGGGCCGTGTCCGCGCAGGTTCTTGGGTGCGCCCCGGCCAGCTCCTGCAGGGCTGCCGCGATGCGCTCGTGATGGCCTTCTCCACGGCGTCGTCTACTGCCACCATGCCCGTGACCTTTGAGTGCCTCTGGACCAAGGTCGGGCTGCGCGAGCGCTCGGCGAGCATGGGCGCGCTGGTGGGCTCGAACTTCAACAACGACGGCACGGCGCTCTACGAGGCGATGTCGGCGCTGTTTATCGCGCAGATGCTCGGGCAGCACCTCACCCTCCAGCAGCAGCTTCTGATTGTCATTACGAGTATTGTCGCCTCGGTCGGGGCCGCCGGAATCCCCGAGGCGGGCCTGGTCACCATGACCCTAGTCTTCACCGCCGTGGGCCTGGATGTGCGCTACATCGCGCTGCTCTTCACCGTGGACTGGTTCTTGGACCGCTGCCGCACGATGATCAATGTGATGGGCGACATGAATATCTCCTGCCTGCTGGATGGCAAGGAGCGTGAGGAGCCCAGCGAGCGCCTGCCGGACATGCTCGCCGGCCACGAATCCTAG
- a CDS encoding VOC family protein, translating into MVLTVADIPRTVEFYQRVLGMEPQTFGAGRVAMRFGDQKINLHQAGRELEPKATLPTPGSADLCFLTETPLSELAAHLEQCTVEIIEGPVARTGATGPILSLYFRDPDGNLIELANRT; encoded by the coding sequence TTGGTTCTGACGGTCGCCGATATCCCGCGCACTGTAGAGTTTTACCAGCGCGTGCTCGGGATGGAGCCGCAGACCTTCGGCGCGGGCCGGGTCGCGATGCGCTTCGGGGACCAGAAAATCAACCTACACCAAGCCGGTCGGGAGCTAGAGCCCAAGGCAACGCTCCCGACACCCGGCTCCGCCGACCTCTGCTTCCTCACCGAGACCCCGCTGAGCGAGCTCGCCGCGCACCTAGAGCAATGCACTGTCGAGATAATCGAAGGCCCCGTCGCCCGCACCGGAGCCACCGGCCCGATCCTCTCGCTCTACTTCCGCGACCCCGACGGCAACCTGATCGAGCTCGCCAATCGCACCTGA
- the ribH gene encoding 6,7-dimethyl-8-ribityllumazine synthase, with the protein MPQVFEGSLVATGLRLGIVISRWNGFITERLLEGALDAFRRHGGDPEKVAIARVPGTFEIPLIARKMAASGKYDAVVCLGCLIRGSTDHYDYIASEASKGIAQAMLATDTTVTFGVLTCDTIEQAIERAGTKAGNKGAEAAVAAIEMANLCKSLG; encoded by the coding sequence ATGCCGCAGGTTTTTGAAGGAAGTCTGGTTGCGACTGGGCTCAGATTGGGAATTGTGATCTCGCGCTGGAACGGTTTTATCACCGAGCGCCTGCTCGAAGGAGCGCTCGATGCGTTCCGTCGGCACGGCGGTGACCCGGAGAAAGTCGCGATTGCGCGTGTGCCAGGGACCTTTGAGATTCCGCTGATCGCCCGCAAGATGGCCGCCTCGGGCAAGTACGATGCCGTGGTCTGCCTCGGGTGCCTGATCCGTGGCTCCACCGACCACTACGACTACATTGCGTCGGAGGCCAGCAAGGGAATCGCGCAGGCCATGCTCGCCACGGATACCACGGTGACCTTCGGCGTCCTGACCTGCGACACGATCGAGCAGGCTATCGAGCGCGCCGGAACCAAGGCGGGCAATAAAGGCGCCGAGGCTGCGGTCGCCGCCATCGAGATGGCCAATCTGTGCAAGTCGCTGGGCTAA
- a CDS encoding DUF4127 family protein, with translation MKIALAPLDERPVNTRYPSQIAAIAGAEVALPPLEIRGAARTPADTAAVAAWLREQAESAEGLVASVEYLAWGNLINSRISHETTAEGLARLAPLVQAKESGALVYAFALITRVANANDCVEEPLWWKTYGTRCYALSQLLHKQTVGALEAGEVERIATLRAEVPTEHLREFLTRRERNHALNLSVLNLLASEKLSFLLITSDDTSQWGLPSREKAWLESWADLLDVRGRMMLHPGADEVGSALTARLLCEKLGRRPRIFPLYALPGDEAIIAPYEDRAVRLTVEGQIGACGGLLAGSPEDADLILGVLTPSPRRTEWRADFADAERAARQGAYEAFFAELGKFQDSGKLVALGDVAYPNGADPLAMDLLFAESSPCAPGKLASFGAWNTAGNSLGTTVAQAVALWLAGDKADLHAQNIALTHHFLEGWGYQTEVRREARAKNTERFGHHDPAPPAPNDGGAMDQIAFTCASIEAGLQLRLAQLQKRGVGVGLTLVPGSVTLPWSRTFECDFELV, from the coding sequence GTGAAAATCGCCCTTGCGCCGCTCGACGAGCGCCCTGTCAATACCCGCTACCCCTCTCAGATCGCCGCGATCGCCGGTGCCGAGGTCGCTCTGCCGCCGCTTGAGATTCGTGGCGCGGCCCGCACCCCCGCCGATACCGCCGCGGTCGCCGCGTGGCTTCGGGAGCAGGCGGAGAGCGCCGAGGGGCTCGTGGCGTCGGTGGAGTATCTCGCGTGGGGCAACCTCATCAACTCCCGTATCTCCCACGAGACCACGGCGGAGGGGCTGGCGCGGCTCGCCCCGCTGGTGCAGGCCAAGGAGAGCGGCGCGCTGGTCTATGCCTTCGCACTCATCACCCGGGTCGCCAATGCCAACGACTGCGTCGAGGAGCCGCTCTGGTGGAAGACCTACGGAACCCGCTGCTACGCCCTCTCCCAGCTTCTTCATAAGCAGACGGTCGGGGCGCTGGAGGCAGGCGAGGTGGAGCGCATTGCTACCCTGCGCGCCGAGGTTCCCACCGAGCACCTGCGCGAGTTCCTCACCCGCCGCGAGCGCAACCACGCGCTCAATCTCAGTGTGCTCAATCTCCTCGCAAGTGAAAAACTCTCGTTCTTGCTCATCACGTCGGATGACACGTCGCAGTGGGGTCTGCCCAGCCGCGAGAAGGCCTGGCTGGAGAGCTGGGCGGACCTGCTCGACGTTCGCGGCCGCATGATGCTCCACCCCGGCGCCGATGAAGTGGGCTCGGCGCTGACGGCACGCCTGCTCTGCGAGAAGCTGGGGCGGCGGCCGCGCATCTTCCCGCTCTACGCGCTCCCCGGCGACGAAGCGATTATCGCGCCGTACGAGGACCGCGCGGTGCGCCTGACGGTCGAGGGGCAGATCGGGGCGTGTGGCGGGCTCCTGGCAGGCTCCCCCGAAGACGCTGACTTGATCCTTGGTGTCCTCACGCCCTCGCCCCGCCGTACCGAGTGGCGCGCCGACTTCGCCGATGCGGAGCGCGCGGCCCGCCAGGGTGCCTACGAGGCGTTCTTCGCGGAGCTGGGGAAATTCCAGGACTCTGGAAAGCTGGTCGCGCTGGGCGATGTGGCCTACCCCAATGGCGCTGACCCGCTCGCCATGGACCTCCTCTTTGCGGAAAGCTCACCCTGCGCGCCCGGCAAGCTCGCCAGCTTCGGTGCCTGGAACACGGCGGGCAACTCGCTGGGCACGACGGTCGCGCAAGCCGTCGCGCTCTGGCTCGCGGGCGACAAGGCCGATCTCCACGCGCAGAATATCGCCCTGACCCACCACTTTCTCGAAGGCTGGGGCTACCAGACCGAGGTCAGGAGAGAAGCGCGCGCCAAGAACACCGAGCGCTTCGGCCACCACGACCCGGCCCCCCCCGCCCCCAATGATGGGGGAGCCATGGATCAGATCGCCTTCACGTGTGCAAGTATCGAGGCGGGGCTGCAACTTCGCCTTGCCCAGCTCCAGAAACGCGGTGTCGGGGTGGGCCTCACGCTCGTCCCTGGCTCCGTGACGCTCCCTTGGAGCCGCACCTTTGAGTGCGACTTTGAGCTGGTTTGA
- a CDS encoding MoaD/ThiS family protein, which produces MTIRALFFGHYRDIVSSGERELTLDVPATVADAAAALAASEPRLADLLSRTRVAVGADFATAETPLKDGDELAFLPPMSGG; this is translated from the coding sequence ATGACCATTCGTGCCCTCTTTTTCGGCCACTACCGTGATATCGTCTCATCCGGCGAGCGGGAGCTGACTCTTGACGTGCCCGCGACGGTCGCCGATGCCGCCGCCGCGCTGGCCGCGTCGGAGCCGCGCCTCGCGGATCTTCTGAGCCGCACCCGCGTGGCCGTGGGGGCGGACTTCGCGACCGCCGAGACGCCCCTCAAAGACGGTGACGAGCTGGCGTTCTTGCCCCCGATGAGCGGAGGGTAG
- a CDS encoding molybdenum cofactor biosynthesis protein MoaE translates to MVLLTTEPLQPQQAVEAVMTDSDGAYVQFVGVVRDHSKGRSVTGLEYQVYAPMAVAQLEKLVAEVKARWGLACAILHRYGFIPVGETAVVVCVASSHRAEAFDACRWAIDTLKADVPIWKKEFCPDGTFWIEGDEAITAQ, encoded by the coding sequence ATGGTGCTTTTGACGACCGAGCCGCTCCAGCCGCAGCAGGCGGTAGAGGCGGTGATGACCGACTCCGACGGCGCGTACGTGCAGTTTGTGGGGGTGGTGCGGGACCACTCCAAGGGCCGGAGCGTGACGGGGCTGGAGTACCAGGTCTATGCCCCGATGGCCGTGGCGCAGCTGGAGAAGCTGGTCGCGGAGGTGAAGGCGCGCTGGGGGCTGGCCTGCGCGATCCTGCACCGCTACGGCTTTATCCCTGTGGGCGAGACCGCGGTGGTGGTGTGTGTCGCCAGTAGCCACCGGGCGGAGGCGTTCGACGCCTGCCGCTGGGCGATCGACACGCTCAAGGCCGATGTGCCGATCTGGAAGAAGGAGTTCTGCCCCGATGGCACCTTCTGGATCGAGGGCGACGAGGCGATCACGGCTCAATGA
- the rimI gene encoding ribosomal protein S18-alanine N-acetyltransferase encodes MSAVTIRPMVGTDIETVARIERQSFTSNWTTSAWVNELSNPFAIYLVAELEGEVVGHCGFHLVMDEAHITTLAVAETWRNQKLGERLLVGMLETAQTRGATSATLEVRRSNAPAQHLYQKYGFSWEGTRKGYYDGEDGDILWVRRMEDPAWKKRFTENRTRLMAVVSSD; translated from the coding sequence ATGAGCGCGGTGACCATTCGCCCCATGGTGGGCACGGATATCGAGACGGTCGCGCGGATCGAGCGGCAGTCGTTTACCAGCAACTGGACCACGTCGGCGTGGGTCAATGAGCTCTCCAACCCCTTTGCGATCTATCTGGTGGCGGAGCTGGAGGGCGAGGTGGTGGGGCACTGCGGCTTTCACTTGGTCATGGACGAGGCCCATATCACGACCCTGGCGGTCGCGGAGACCTGGCGCAACCAGAAGCTCGGAGAGCGGCTCTTGGTGGGAATGCTGGAGACCGCCCAAACCCGCGGGGCAACGTCGGCGACATTGGAGGTGCGCCGCAGCAACGCCCCCGCGCAGCACCTCTACCAAAAGTACGGCTTCTCCTGGGAAGGCACCCGCAAGGGCTACTACGACGGCGAGGATGGCGATATTCTCTGGGTGCGCCGCATGGAAGACCCCGCCTGGAAGAAGCGCTTCACCGAGAACCGAACACGGCTAATGGCAGTGGTCAGTAGCGACTGA
- a CDS encoding sugar phosphate nucleotidyltransferase encodes MRTRKAVITAAGRGTRMFPATRAIQKELLPLIDTDGLVKPTIQLIAETCVAAGIEELCIVVEKGGAGTFQEHFRAFTADEGNVFAGKDWLLAEGEKLASLAERITYVEQPSPEGFGHAVYQARDFANGEPILLLLGDHVYTGDPLGQLLAAGEASGGSVTGVRLEPESGVSVTGILKGKATQTPGLYEILALQEKPTIAEVQALKTEGLADGTYLGHFGIHLFTSEIFDCLGELIATNTRVKNEFQLTSGQELLWKRNPDNYRALLVEGERWDIGLPDEYLKTLAKFGSLGPHAGVLH; translated from the coding sequence ATGAGAACCCGTAAAGCCGTTATCACCGCCGCTGGCCGCGGCACCCGCATGTTTCCCGCCACCCGCGCGATCCAGAAAGAGCTCCTCCCCTTAATCGACACCGATGGCCTGGTCAAGCCCACGATCCAGCTGATCGCCGAGACCTGTGTGGCCGCGGGGATCGAGGAGCTGTGTATTGTCGTGGAGAAGGGTGGCGCGGGCACCTTCCAGGAGCACTTCCGTGCCTTCACCGCCGACGAAGGAAACGTGTTTGCGGGGAAAGACTGGCTCCTGGCCGAGGGAGAGAAGCTGGCGAGCCTCGCCGAGCGCATCACCTATGTCGAGCAGCCCTCGCCCGAGGGGTTTGGGCACGCGGTCTACCAGGCAAGAGACTTTGCCAACGGGGAGCCGATTCTCCTGCTCCTGGGCGACCATGTCTACACCGGCGATCCTCTGGGCCAGCTGCTCGCGGCGGGCGAGGCCTCAGGCGGCTCGGTGACGGGCGTCCGGCTGGAGCCCGAGAGCGGGGTGAGTGTCACGGGCATCCTCAAGGGTAAGGCAACTCAGACTCCGGGCCTCTACGAGATCCTGGCGCTCCAGGAGAAGCCCACTATCGCGGAGGTGCAGGCGCTCAAGACCGAGGGCCTCGCCGACGGCACCTACTTGGGACACTTTGGGATTCATCTGTTCACATCGGAGATCTTCGACTGCCTCGGGGAGCTGATCGCCACCAACACGCGGGTCAAGAACGAGTTCCAGCTCACGAGCGGCCAGGAGCTGCTCTGGAAGCGCAACCCGGACAACTACCGTGCGCTCCTGGTCGAGGGCGAGCGCTGGGATATCGGCCTGCCGGATGAGTATCTCAAGACCCTCGCGAAGTTTGGTAGCCTCGGGCCACACGCCGGGGTCCTGCACTAA
- a CDS encoding TlpA family protein disulfide reductase — protein MKRQIPPIVFYGIAAIALMSAVTLLTKPGNPELHKGVLMDQPAPPLEGKTADGKQVSLADYKGKVVLVNFWATWCGPCRKELPSVVALHKKYAARGLEVIGMVSNDDLTQATQFAKDNEMDWPQLNVTPEQGMAYGIRAIPATFIVGRDGKIAATIDGLVEPSVLEAEVQAHL, from the coding sequence ATGAAACGTCAGATCCCCCCGATTGTGTTCTATGGCATCGCCGCCATCGCTCTGATGAGCGCGGTCACCCTCCTCACCAAACCCGGCAACCCCGAGCTCCACAAGGGTGTGCTCATGGACCAGCCCGCTCCCCCTCTCGAGGGCAAGACCGCCGATGGCAAGCAGGTGAGCCTCGCCGACTACAAGGGCAAGGTGGTCCTGGTGAACTTCTGGGCGACCTGGTGTGGCCCCTGCCGCAAGGAGCTCCCCAGTGTCGTGGCGCTACACAAAAAGTACGCCGCGCGTGGCCTAGAGGTGATCGGGATGGTCTCCAACGACGATCTCACCCAGGCGACTCAGTTTGCCAAGGACAACGAGATGGACTGGCCGCAGCTCAATGTCACCCCGGAGCAGGGCATGGCCTATGGCATCCGTGCGATCCCCGCGACGTTTATCGTGGGGCGTGATGGCAAGATCGCTGCAACTATCGATGGCCTTGTCGAGCCCAGTGTCTTAGAGGCAGAGGTCCAGGCCCATCTTTAA